The following coding sequences are from one Saccopteryx bilineata isolate mSacBil1 chromosome 3, mSacBil1_pri_phased_curated, whole genome shotgun sequence window:
- the RPL30 gene encoding large ribosomal subunit protein eL30 gives MVAAKKTKKSLESINSRLQLVMKSGKYVLGYKQTLKMIRQGKAKLVILANNCPALRKSEIEYYAMLAKTGVHHYSGNNIELGTACGKYYRVCTLAIIDPGDSDIIRSMPEQTGEK, from the exons ATGGTGGCCGCAAAGAAGACG AAAAAGTCGCTGGAGTCCATCAACTCTAGGCTCCAACTTGTTATGAAAAGTGGGAAGTACGTGCTGGGATACAAGCAGACTCTGAAGATGATCAGACAAGGCAAAGCGAAACTGGTCATCCTCGCCAACAACTGCCCAGCCTTGAG GAAATCTGAAATAGAATACTATGCCATGTTGGCCAAGACTGGTGTCCACCACTACAGCGGCAATAATATTGAATTGGGCACAGCGTGTGGGAAGTACTACAGAGTATGCACCCTGGCTATCATTGATCCAG gtgattctgatatcATTAGAAGCATGCCAGAACAGACTGGTGAAAAGTAA